One genomic region from Thunnus maccoyii chromosome 16, fThuMac1.1, whole genome shotgun sequence encodes:
- the pcnx1 gene encoding pecanex-like protein 1 isoform X3 — protein MGSQTLQILRQGVWASITGGWYYDPDQNTFVNALHLYIWLFLLCFPFTLYMALPPTMVIVGIYCGVIAAMFLLLKTVNYRLHHALDEGEVVEQAKETQGSRSGTEGANDGGVTRREDSNGPGDPGGGIEMADFIRQETPPVDCSSRNSYIGMESNQQIASSHGRATGAKGDVGKTSDDISLTLVESCSHDHDLLSDAKMYCLVPNDSFASLQPSTSLCPSELSREPADLCNSAAYHFSLSHSSCDTEVTTHASMQSQTFRKELRSRGLPRTSSSAGSAFPDPCLPDFALYPPPRRGGLDPVCELETARPHRPGLSDREGTERLYQQDQAVASTSGIECYRHKEPRRVARSASREAGEGSSGLYQVEVGGSGKGSGRGGKSHGGERSADSLRSLSTRSSGSTESYCSGTDRDTNSTVSSFHSEQTSSTHVESLLSLSGDERVRDRGDTASASVDGRTSSLGSISSRGLSNLPSREANKNPHANELTAKQPADTPSSAAQELVEPSRCQEEPGIRTSADGSTCGVAIEQEQVKDDQPKSANLVQRTSSLSTGRSGRRRTGKKRASSFDASRHRDYVSLRGMAKPCSAVFTGGGEEDSSDQSELSCASSLHSTHHLSTDSSSSTTSRSCHSPEGRYRALKAKHTAANAASSSTVKTAAGSEAVVRTGGKRRTSRRTPSTGSAKTHARVLSLDSGTAACLNDPSRLGAPAGPRPLTTSKSDLEAKEGEVLDAASLLGRASQLESVTRSRNSLPNQAAFTEPQDATAASLRAPGSEETVIFRRERSTFRRQAVRRRHNAGSNPTPPTSLIGSPLSLQEALSQASQPSTSQVKSQPSRTPSQVTVLSASASLLARNGSTHLEGSQDKASTVGTTSLQDDFGKLTPSLYEAGGCDMSLVNFEPATRRASNNVWDTDSHLSSSTSVRFYPHDLFSLPQIRLNRLLTMDPELLEQQDGDLSPELQDAPPGQEDSAATTAAGKARQYYRLWLLPYLWVGLHFDRLTLLALFDRNREVLENVLAVVLAVLVAFLGSVLLVNGFFTDIWVFQFCLVIASCQYSLLKSVQPDSSSPRHGHNRIIAYSRPVYFCLCCGLIWLLHYGSLRITSSRITLYGVALTSSLVLASARDLVIVFTLCFPIIFFVGLLPQVNTFVMYLFEQLDIHVFGGNASTSLLSALYSVLRSIVTVALLYGFCYGALKETWEPHHIPVLFSVFCGLLVAVSYHLSRQSGDPSVLISLIQTKLLPNLKDKNPEDPLSEVQDPLPEKLRASVNERLQSDLIVCVVIAVLYFAIHVSTVFIALQPFLSYVLYALLGTVGLLTHYLLPQVRKQLPWYCFSHPLLKTKEYYQFEVRDAAHVMWFEKLHVWLLFVEKNVLYPLVILNELSGSARELASPKKLDTEVGALMITVAGLKLLRSSYSSPTYQYVTILFTVLFFTFDYRHLSETLLLDLFLMSIVFSKMWELFYKLHFVYTYIAPWQITWGSAFHAFAQPFAVPHSAMLFVQAVVSTIFSTPLNPFLGSAIFITSYVRPVKFWERDYNTKRVDHSNTRLASQLDRNPGSDDNNLNSIFYEHLTRSLQHSLCGDLLLGRWGNFSTGDCFILASDYLNALVHLIEIGNGLVTFQLRGLEFRGTYCQQREVEAITEGVEEDEGCCCCEPGHLPHILSFNAAFGQRWLAWEVLVTKYVLEGYSITDNSAASMLQVFDLRRILTTYYVKGIIYYVIASPKLEEWLANETMKDGLRGCGERNYVDLDPTFNPNIDEDYDHRLAGISRDSFCAVYLGWIQYCNSRRAKPLDSEKDSPLVLLCFGLCVLGRRALGTAAHHMSSNLESFLYGLHALFKGDFRISSVRDEWIFADMELLRKVVVPGIRMSLKLHQDHFTSPDEYDEPAVLFEAISSHQQNLVIAHEGDPAWRSAVLSNAPSLLALRHVLDEGTNEYKIIMLNRRYLSFRVIKVNKECVRGLWAGQQQELVFLRNRNPERGSIQNAKQALRNMINSSCDQPIGYPIYVSPLTTSYCNSHPQLGHILGGPISIGNIRNFVVSTWHRLRKGCGAGCNSGGNIEDSDAGGLSCGSGNGTGGESQQSSASQGVTSGPVPPHSYQPHTLGTSQSSQSVQSGLVRHSPARASVASQSSSYRYSSSRHSSLRTSTTGLEPCRRSSTSQLSLRTLPTSLQLRLGSTSDPAGPSASLSSHSIPPCKRHTLVGLLGNDGLCSTVTDPLSQQHHHHHHHPQQHNPTVSTVRRDDISYRVQIVDVSQVLETINLSKRKELQWPDETVRLRAGRTCWRDWNPIEGMEGHVIHRWVPCSRDSASRSHIDKTILLVQVDDKLVPIIETGVIELGAEV, from the exons ATGGGGTCGCAGACACTACAGATCCTGAGGCAGGGGGTCTGGGCTTCAATCACAGGCGGGTGGTACTACGACCCCGATCAAAATACATTCGTCAACGCTTTACATCTCTATATCTGGCTGTTTTTGCTATGTTTCCCCTTCACACTATACATG GCATTGCCGCCAACCATGGTGATTGTGGGAATCTACTGTGGTGTGATTGCTgccatgtttctgctgctgaagaCGGTGAATTACCGCCTCCACCATGCCCTGGATGAGGGGGAGGTGGTGGAGCAAGCCAAGGAGACGCAGGGCAGCAGAAGCGGCACCGAGGGGGCTAATGACGGCGGTGTCACCCGTCGGGAGGACAGCAACGGCCCGGG GGACCCTGGAGGGGGTATTGAGATGGCAGACTTTATCAGGCAAGAGACTCCGCCAGTCGACTGCAGTTCCAGAAACTCCTATATTGGGATGGAGTCTAACCAGCAG ATTGCGTCCAGCCATGGAAGAGCAACAGGAGCCAAAG GAGATGTGGGAAAGACTTCAGATGACATCAGTTTGACTCTTGTAGAGAGCTGCAGTCATGATCATG ATCTGCTATCAGACGCAAAGATGTACTGCCTTGTTCCCAATGACTCCTTCGCCTCCTTGCAGCCCTCAACCTCCTTGTGTCCTTCAGAACTGTCCAGAGAGCCTGCTGATCTCTGTAACTCTGCTGCTTATCACTTCAGCCTGTCACACTCTTCCTGTGACACCGAGGTGACCACTCATGCATCCATGCAATCTCAGACCTTTAGAAAGGAGCTCCGTTCTCGGGGCCTACCTCGGACTTCCAGCTCGGCGGGTTCTGCTTTTCCTGACCCGTGTCTACCAGACTTTGCTCTATACCCTCCACCAAGGAGAGGTGGCCTTGATCCTGTGTGTGAGCTGGAAACTGCCAGGCCACACAGGCCAGGGCTGTCTGACAGAGAGGGGACCGAGCGCCTTTACCAGCAGGACCAAGCTGTGGCCTCGACATCGGGAATAGAGTGCTATAGACACAAAGAACCACGCAGAGTAGCCCGCTCAGCCTCCAGGGAGGCTGGGGAAGGTAGCTCAGGTCTGTACCAGGTGGAGGTTGGTGGTAGTGGGAAAGGCTCTGGTAGAGGAGGAAAGTCCCACGGAGGGGAGCGCAGTGCTGACAGCCTACGGAGCCTGAGTACTCGTAGTAGTGGCTCAACTGAGAGCTACTGCAGCGGCACAGACAGGGACACCAACAGCACTGTCAGCAGCTTCCACAGTGAACAGACCAGCTCTACACATGTGGAGAGCCTGCTCTCACTTTCAGGGGATGAGCGTGTACGGGACAGAGGAGATACTGCGTCTGCTTCTGTAGACGGCAGGACTTCTAGCCTTGGCAGTATTAGCTCTCGAGGCCTCAGCAACCTACCTTCTAGGGAGGCCAATAAAAACCCTCATGCCAATGAACTGACTGCTAAACAACCTGCTGACACTCCGTCCTCAGCAGCCCAAGAGCTTGTAGAACCTAGCAGGTGCCAGGAAGAGCCTGGCATCAGGACCAGTGCTGATGGCTCTACTTGTGGAGTGGCCATCGAGCAGGAGCAGGTAAAAGACGACCAACCAAAGTCAGCCAACCTTGTTCAGAGGACTTCTTCCCTGTCAACAGGACGCAGTGGACGTCGACGGACTGGCAAGAAAAGGGCAAGTAGCTTTGATGCCAGCCGTCACCGGGACTACGTGTCATTGCGTGGTATGGCCAAGCCTTGTAGTGCTGTGTTTACTGGGGGTGGAGAGGAGGACTCCAGCGATCAGAGTGAACTCAGCTGCGCCTCCAGTCTCCACTCCACCCACCACCTAAGCACAGACAGCTCCTCTAGCACCACCTCCCGCTCCTGCCACTCACCAGAGGGCCGCTACAGGGCCCTGAAAGCCAAGCACACTGCAGCCAAtgcagcctcctcctccacagtAAAAACTGCAGCAGGATCTGAGGCAGTAGTGCGAACTGGAGGGAAGCGGCGCACCTCTCGCCGTACCCCCAGCACAGGCAGTGCCAAAACGCATGCCAGAGTGTTGAGTTTGGACAGTGGCACGGCCGCCTGCCTTAATGACCCCAGCCGCCTGGGAGCTCCAGCTGGGCCTCGACCCCTTACCACCTCCAAATCGGACCTGGAAGCCAAAGAAGGGGAAGTCCTGGATGCGGCATCCCTACTGGGTCGGGCCTCCCAGCTGGAGTCAGTGACCCGCTCCAGAAACAGTCTGCCCAACCAGGCAGCCTTCACTGAGCCTCAGGATGCCACCGCTGCTTCCCTGCGGG CCCCAGGGAGCGAGGAGACGGTCATATTTCGGCGTGAACGTAGCACGTTTCGTCGGCAGGCGGTGCGGCGGCGGCACAACGCAGGGAGTAACCCCACACCTCCCACCTCTCTCATTGGATCTCCTCTCAG TCTTCAGGAGGCTCTCAGCCAGGCCTCCCAGCCTTCTACTTCCCAGGTGAAAAGTCAGCCGTCTAGAACCCCGTCCCAGGTGACCGTGCTGAGCGCAAGCGCCTCCCTGCTGGCCAGGAATGGAAGCACACACCTGGAGGGTTCTCAGGACAAGGCCTCAACGGTTGGCACTACCAGCTTGCAGGATGACTTCG gaaaACTCACTCCCTCCTTGTATGAGGCTGGCGGGTGTGACATGTCCTTGGTCAATTTTGAACCTGCAACCAGACGAGCCTCCAATAACGTATG GGACACCGACTCCCACCTCTCCAGTTCTACCTCAGTTCGCTTCTACCCTCATGACCTG TTCTCCCTCCCTCAGATCCGTCTGAACCGTCTGCTGACGATGGACCCagagctgctggagcagcaggaTGGAGATCTGAGTCCAGAGCTTCAGGATGCGCCGCCGGGCCAAGAGGACTCTGCAGCCACCACTGCTGCTGGCAAAGCCAGGCAGTACTATCGCTTGTGGCTTCTGCCCTACCTGTGGGTCGGACTGCACTTTGACCGGCTCACCCTGCTGGCACTGTTTGACAG GAACCGTGAGGTTTTAGAGAATGTGCTGGCGGTAGTGCTGGCTGTCCTGGTGGCCTTCCTGGGTTCAGTGCTGCTGGTCAACGGCTTCTTCACTGACATCTGGGTCTTTCAGTTCTGCCTCGTCATTGCAAGTTGCCAGTATTCCTTACTAAAG AGTGTTCAACCAGACTCCTCTTCCCCTCGACAT GGCCATAATCGTATCATAGCATACAGCCGGCCTGTCTACTTCTGCCTGTGCTGTGGCCTCATTTGGCTGCTCCACTACGGCAGTCTGAGGATCACTTCATCTCGCATAACCCTGTACGGAGTCGCACTCACCAGCTCCCTGGTACTCGCCTCTGCCAGGGACCTTGTCATAG TCTTCACTCTGTGTTTTCCCATCATCTTCTTCGTGGGGCTGCTGCCACAAGTCAACACGTTCGTCATGTATCTCTTTGAGCAGCTGGACATCCATGTGTTCGGGGGCAACG CCTCCACAAGCCTTCTGTCAGCGCTGTACAGCGTCCTGCGCAGCATCGTCACCGTCGCTCTGCTTTATGGCTTCTGCTACGGAGCTCTGAAG GAGACCTGGGAGCCTCACCACATCCCCGTGTTATTCTCCGTTTTCTGCGGCCTCTTGGTGGCAGTGTCTTACCACCTGAGCCGGCAAAGCGGCGACCCCTCTGTCCTCAT CTCGCTGATACAGACTAAGCTTTTACCCAATTTAAAAGACAAGAACCCAGAGGACCCTCTTTCAGAAGTACAGGACCCTCTGCCAGAGAAGCTGAGGGCCTCAGTG AATGAACGTCTGCAGTCTGACCTGATCGTCTGTGTGGTCATCGCTGTCCTTTACTTCGCCATCCATGTCAGCACGGTGTTTATAGCGCTGCAG CCTTTCCTGAGTTATGTCCTGTATGCTCTGTTGGGGACGGTGGGGTTGCTCACCCACTACCTGCTGCCTCAAGTCCGCAAGCAGCTGCCCTGGTACTGCTTCTCTCACCCTCTGCTCAAAACGAAGGAATACTATCAGTTTGAAGTCAGGG ATGCGGCTCATGTGATGTGGTTCGAAAAGCTTCACGTGTGGCTGCTGTTCGTGGAAAAGAATGTCCTCTATCCACTCGTCATCCTTAACGAGCTGAGCGGCAGCGCCAGAGAGCTCGCCAGTCCAAAGAAACTTGACACAGA GGTCGGCGCTCTGATGATCACAGTGGCGGGCCTGAAGCTACTTCGTTCCTCCTACAGCAGTCCCACCTACCAGTACGTAACGATCCTCTTCACCGTCCTCTTCTTCACCTTCGACTACCGTCATCTGTCAGAGACGCTGCTGCTCGACCTCTTCCTCATGTCCATCGTTTTCAGCAAG atgtggGAGCTGTTCTACAAGCTGCACTTTGTCTACACCTACATCGCCCCCTGGCAGATCACATGGGGGTCGGCCTTCCACGCCTTTGCTCAGCCCTTTGCTGTGCCTC ACTCTGCTATGCTGTTTGTCCAGGCTGTAGTGTCTACAATCTTCTCCACTCCCCTCAACCCATTCCTGGGCAGTGccatcttcatcacctcctACGTCCGCCCTGTCAAGTTCTGGGAAAGAGATTACAA CACCAAAAGAGTGGATCACTCTAACACCCGGCTGGCCTCTCAGCTGGACAGAAATCCAG gCTCTGATGACAACAATTTGAACTCGATCTTCTACGAGCACCTTACCCGCTCCCTGCAGCACAGCCTGTGTGGAGACCTCCTCCTGGGCCGCTGGGGCAACTTCAGCACCGGTGACTGCTTCATCCTGGCCTCCGACTACCTGAACGCTCTGGTGCACCTTATAGAGATCGGCAACGGCCTGGTCACCTTTCAGCTGCGAGGGCTGGAGTTCAGAG GAACTTACTGCCAGCAGAGGGAAGTGGAGGCCATCACCGAGGGCGTGGAGGAAGACGAgggctgctgttgctgtgagCCGGGCCACCTTCCTCATATTCTGTCCTTTAACGCCGCCTTCGGACAGCGCTGGCTGGCCTGGGAGGTACTGGTCACCAAGTATGTACTGGAGGGCTACAGCATCACCGACAACAGCGCAGCCTCCATGCTGCAGGTGTTCGATCTACGACGCATCCTCACCACCTACTACGTCAAG GGTATCATCTACTATGTGATCGCTTCCCCCAAACTGGAGGAGTGGCTGGCTAATGAGACCATGAAAGACGGCCTGCGGGGTTGCGGGGAGAGGAACTACGTCGACCTGGATCCTACCTTCAATCCCAACATCGACGAGGACTACGACCATCGGCTCGCAGGCATCTCTAGAGACAGTTTCTGTGCAGTCTACCTGGGCTGGATCCAGTACTGCAACTCTCGACGTGCCAAG CCGCTGGACAGTGAGAAAGACTCGCCTCTGGTGCTGCTGTGCTTCGGCCTGTGTGTGCTGGGAAGGAGAGCTCTGGGAACAGCAGCCCATCATATGTCCAG CAACCTGGAGTCTTTCCTTTACGGACTTCATGCGTTATTTAAAGGAGATTTCCGCATCTCTTCAGTGCGAGACGAGTGGATTTTCGCAGACATGGAACTGCTCAGGAAAGTTGTGGTGCCTGGAATCCGAATGTCTCTCAAATTACACCAG GACCACTTCACGTCCCCCGATGAGTACGATGAACCGGCTGTTCTTTTCGAGGCCATCTCCTCCCACCAGCAGAACCTGGTCATCGCTCACGAGGGCGACCCAGCCTGGAGGAGCGCTGTGCTGTCTAACGCCCCGTCACTCCTCGCCCTGCGCCACGTACTCGACGAAGGCACCAATGAGTACAAAATTATTATGCTCAATCGACGATACCTCAGCTTCCGTGTCATCAAG GTGAATAAAGAATGTGTCCGAGGCCTTTGGGCAGGGCAGCAGCAGGAGTTGGTGTTCCTCAGAAACAGAAACCCGGAGCGCGGGAGCATCCAGAACGCCAAGCAGGCTCTGCGGAACATGATCAATTCTTCTTGTGACCAGCCCATCGGATATCCCATCTACGTATCTCCGCTGACCACCTCCTACTGCAACTCACACCCCCAGCTCGGACACATCCTGGGAGGTCCCATCAGCATCGGGAACATCCGCAACTTTGTTGTCAGCACCTGGCACAg GTTACGGAAAGGCTGCGGTGCAGGCTGTAACAGCGGAGGGAACATCGAGGATTCAGATGCAGGGGGGCTGTCCTGTGGCAGTGGGAACGGGACCGGGGGCGAGTCCCAGCAGAGCTCAGCATCGCAGGGTGTAACTTCCGGACCTGTCCCTCCTCATTCGTATCAGCCGCACACTCTGG GCACCAGTCAGAGTTCTCAGTCTGTTCAGTCTGGTTTGGTGCGCCACTCCCCTGCACGAGCCTCCGTTGCCAGCCAGTCGTCCTCTTACCGCTACAGCAGCAGCCGCCACTCCTCCCTGCGCACCTCCACCACAGGCCTGGAGCCCTGCCGACGTTCCTCCACCAGCCAGCTGTCTCTGCGCACGCTCCCCACCTCCCTGCAGCTCCGGCTGGGCTCCACCTCCGACCCGGCCGGACCCTCCGCCTCCCTTTCCAGCCACAGCATCCCTCCCTGCAAACGCCACACGCTGGTGGGCCTCCTGGGTAACGACGGCCTGTGCAGCACCGTGACCGATCCTCTCAGCCAGCagcatcatcaccatcaccaccacccacaACAACACAACCCCACCGTCTCCACCGTGCGCAGAGATGACATCTCCTACAGAGTGCAG ATTGTGGATGTGAGTCAGGTGCTGGAGACCATAAACTTATCGAAGCGTAAAGAGCTGCAGTGGCCTGACGAGACCGTAAGACTGAGGGCAGGACGGACCTGCTGGAGGGACTGGAACCCCATAGAGGGCATGGAAGGACAT GTGATTCACCGGTGGGTGCCTTGTAGCCGAGACTCAGCCAGTCGCTCCCATATCGACAAGACCATCCTGCTGGTACAGGTGGATGATAAGCTAGTGCCCATTATTGAGACTGGAGTTATTGAGTTGGGTGCAGAGGTCTGA